TCAAATTCTCAACTAGTCGACTATATCTAAAACTAAGATAATATGTTCACAGGAAACGTCACAAAATCGACTggaataagtaagtacttaatcaTTCTGCAcagctcttttaaatattatgaatagtaTATgccaaaatttataaacatcgGAACACACAGGCAACGCTGAATCTACGTTAGGCACCCAAGGTGCAGTCAGGATGTAGGATGCTCTGGAAATGCTAGATCCCCTGATCTGCTATTGTGTCAATGGGTGGTGGttatccaaaatatatttttcgaaaggaaaacatcatggTTTAAACTGCAAAGGTTTGATAATAGGTAATTGTTTCAGAAACCCTCTTGATATGGATGATTTTGACGACGACGATACTGAAGAGATATTTGACGAGAAGGATAAAGATGTAAAAGTttcaaacaaatacaatttgCAAGCAGGACCTGTATAGATTAGTTAATGCAATAAGttcaataaactatttcatattGCATGTTGATTATTACGACTAAACTGTCACCCTATAaagtagatttaaaaatatatatagctaaTTTATTAAAGAGAATAAAGGTAGTGTATGATTTGATGGTTATAGTGTATAACACGCCTGTGTTTCTGccactttgtttttaaatatactgaAAATCGTTTCAAGGAGaacgataaaattttattgaatcttaacaatctttacatattttaagatttaataataaaaaaactaacac
This genomic window from Manduca sexta isolate Smith_Timp_Sample1 chromosome 12, JHU_Msex_v1.0, whole genome shotgun sequence contains:
- the LOC115453474 gene encoding uncharacterized protein LOC115453474 isoform X2 produces the protein MTLLFSVTRAPRYFGILQDHRGQPLSVEVSEEYMDQDYIATNRKRHKIDWNKNPLDMDDFDDDDTEEIFDEKDKDVKVSNKYNLQAGPV